Proteins from a single region of Flaviflexus salsibiostraticola:
- a CDS encoding universal stress protein produces MADALPIIVGTDGSIRARYAVLEAARIARTHSLPLRIITAHSPLFAITSFDPEPTSEEIERLETILSDSEGAVRDRYHDVPIELEWHVGDPSTVLVAASKTAAALVVGARGQGAMHHMLVGSVATKVATLARCPVFVMRSGEFNPDGPITVGLAPEETSLRALECGLRLARVEGTSVRALRAHQHAAAGLRNMLEGEHKDWLRGEIMTSVEQTRQQFDEIAEQHADVSSTFLHIQAHATDSLIDASRMSRLVVVAPNGQSLKDRTLGSVALAVLHHAPTVLVAR; encoded by the coding sequence GTGGCAGATGCTCTTCCCATTATCGTCGGCACGGACGGCTCAATCCGTGCACGATACGCGGTACTCGAGGCGGCCCGAATAGCTCGGACCCACTCCCTTCCCCTGCGCATCATCACCGCACATTCGCCTCTGTTCGCGATCACGTCGTTCGATCCGGAGCCGACCTCGGAGGAGATCGAGCGGCTTGAGACCATCCTCTCCGATTCCGAGGGTGCCGTCCGAGACCGGTACCACGACGTCCCGATCGAGCTCGAATGGCACGTCGGTGATCCGTCCACCGTTCTCGTTGCCGCCTCCAAGACAGCAGCCGCGCTCGTCGTCGGCGCCCGCGGTCAGGGCGCCATGCATCACATGCTCGTCGGTTCTGTCGCGACGAAGGTTGCCACCCTCGCTCGATGCCCGGTGTTTGTCATGAGATCAGGGGAATTCAACCCGGACGGCCCGATCACTGTTGGGCTCGCCCCCGAGGAGACGTCGCTGCGCGCCCTCGAGTGCGGGCTGCGGCTGGCCCGCGTCGAGGGAACATCGGTTCGCGCCCTGCGCGCGCACCAGCATGCGGCGGCCGGCCTGCGCAACATGCTCGAGGGCGAGCACAAGGACTGGTTGCGGGGCGAGATCATGACGTCGGTCGAGCAGACGCGCCAGCAGTTCGACGAGATCGCGGAACAGCATGCGGATGTCTCGTCGACGTTCCTCCACATTCAGGCGCACGCAACGGACTCGCTCATCGATGCGTCGCGGATGTCGCGACTCGTCGTCGTCGCACCGAATGGGCAAAGCCTCAAGGACAGGACGCTCGGCTCTGTCGCCCTCGCAGTCCTCCACCA
- the hisD gene encoding histidinol dehydrogenase produces MLSRLDLRGGFTADALADSLPRAALDIDAALTAVRPLVADVRERGVEALLDQAERFDGVRPETIEVPAKAMTDALDSLDRDLVDAINLAIEHVRIGHEIQMPEEKSVEIVPGGRVTQRWIPMRRVGLYVPGGLAVYPSSVVMNAVCAQVAGVGSIALTSPAQKEFGGLPHPTILAACALLGIDEVYAAGGAGAIGMFAYGAGSCLPVDVITGPGNIYVAAAKRLVLGTVGIDSEAGTTEIAILADASANPRFVAADLLSQAEHDPAAASVLVTDSVELADAVDRELAAQAQATTHAARVREALTGPQSGTVLVASLDDGLAVVNAYGAEHLEIHTEDAERVARRVDNAGAIFVGPYTPVPAGDYLAGSNHVLPTGGTSRYSSGLNVHAFLKSVQQVEYSKEALEKITTPLVTFADAEDLPAHGHSLQVRSASHQ; encoded by the coding sequence ATGCTCTCTCGACTTGACCTTCGCGGCGGCTTCACGGCCGACGCTCTCGCCGATTCCCTGCCCCGCGCCGCGCTCGACATCGATGCTGCGCTCACCGCCGTCCGTCCTCTCGTGGCGGACGTGAGGGAGCGGGGCGTCGAGGCTCTTCTCGACCAGGCCGAGAGATTCGACGGGGTGCGGCCAGAGACGATCGAGGTGCCGGCGAAGGCGATGACCGACGCGCTGGACAGCCTCGACCGCGATCTCGTCGACGCGATCAACCTCGCCATCGAGCATGTCCGCATCGGCCATGAGATCCAGATGCCGGAGGAGAAGTCGGTCGAGATTGTGCCCGGCGGTCGCGTCACCCAGCGGTGGATCCCCATGCGGCGCGTCGGACTCTACGTCCCCGGCGGGCTTGCGGTCTACCCGTCGTCAGTCGTCATGAACGCCGTCTGCGCCCAGGTCGCCGGTGTCGGCTCGATCGCCCTCACCTCGCCCGCGCAGAAGGAGTTCGGCGGCCTTCCCCACCCGACGATCCTCGCGGCCTGCGCCCTGCTCGGCATCGACGAGGTCTACGCCGCCGGCGGTGCCGGCGCGATCGGCATGTTCGCCTATGGTGCGGGCTCCTGCCTCCCCGTCGATGTCATCACCGGCCCCGGCAACATCTACGTCGCCGCCGCCAAGCGTCTCGTCCTCGGCACCGTCGGCATCGACTCCGAGGCGGGCACGACGGAGATCGCGATCCTCGCCGATGCGAGCGCGAATCCGCGGTTCGTCGCCGCCGATCTTCTCTCCCAGGCGGAGCACGACCCCGCGGCCGCCTCCGTCCTCGTCACCGACTCGGTCGAGCTCGCCGACGCCGTCGACCGGGAGCTCGCAGCGCAGGCACAGGCGACAACGCACGCCGCGCGGGTCCGCGAAGCGCTGACAGGCCCTCAATCGGGCACGGTGCTCGTGGCCTCCCTCGACGACGGTCTCGCGGTCGTCAACGCCTACGGCGCCGAGCACCTGGAGATCCACACGGAGGATGCGGAGCGAGTGGCCAGGCGTGTCGACAACGCCGGTGCCATCTTCGTCGGTCCCTATACTCCCGTACCCGCCGGAGACTACCTCGCGGGCTCGAATCACGTGCTGCCCACCGGTGGGACATCGCGCTACAGCTCGGGTCTCAACGTGCACGCTTTCCTCAAGTCGGTCCAGCAGGTCGAGTACTCGAAAGAGGCGCTCGAGAAGATCACGACACCCCTTGTGACCTTTGCCGATGCGGAGGATCTGCCCGCCCACGGGCACTCACTCCAGGTGAGATCCGCGTCACACCAGTGA
- a CDS encoding isoprenyl transferase, with the protein MPTRPEPLPGAAPPPIPSDFVPGHVAIVMDGNGRWANARGLPRTEGHKKGEPVLLDIIAGAIEIGVKELSAYAFSTENWSRSPSEVRFLMGFNRDVIHRQRDTLHEWGVRVRWAGRRPRLWGSVIKELEVAQELTKDNTGLIVNMCVNYGGRAEIADAAAALARDAAAGRIRPEKIDAELFSSYLYQPMSDIDLFWRTGGEKRLSNFLLWQAAYAEMVVTEKPWPEVDRRDLWDAIALYAKRHRRWGGAVDMAAASDTEE; encoded by the coding sequence ATGCCCACACGACCTGAACCCCTGCCCGGAGCAGCACCGCCGCCGATCCCCTCCGATTTCGTCCCCGGGCACGTCGCGATCGTCATGGATGGCAATGGTCGCTGGGCGAACGCGCGGGGGCTGCCGCGGACCGAGGGCCACAAGAAGGGCGAGCCGGTCCTGCTCGACATCATCGCGGGCGCGATCGAGATCGGCGTGAAGGAGCTGTCGGCGTACGCGTTCTCGACAGAGAACTGGTCTCGCAGCCCCTCGGAGGTCCGCTTCCTCATGGGCTTCAACCGTGATGTCATCCACCGCCAGCGCGACACGCTCCACGAGTGGGGTGTCCGCGTGCGATGGGCGGGGCGCAGGCCCCGCCTGTGGGGATCCGTCATCAAGGAGCTCGAGGTCGCGCAGGAGCTGACGAAGGACAACACCGGGCTCATCGTCAACATGTGTGTCAACTACGGGGGAAGGGCTGAAATCGCCGACGCGGCGGCGGCTCTGGCACGCGATGCAGCGGCGGGCAGGATCAGGCCCGAGAAGATCGATGCGGAGCTCTTCAGCTCCTATCTCTATCAGCCGATGAGCGACATCGATCTCTTCTGGCGCACCGGCGGCGAGAAGAGGCTCTCGAACTTCCTCCTCTGGCAGGCCGCGTACGCCGAGATGGTCGTGACGGAGAAGCCATGGCCCGAGGTCGACCGCAGGGACCTGTGGGACGCGATCGCGCTGTATGCGAAGCGTCACAGGCGCTGGGGCGGTGCGGTGGACATGGCGGCCGCGTCCGACACCGAGGAATAG
- the recO gene encoding DNA repair protein RecO, with amino-acid sequence MKLYRDKGIVLRTHKMGESSRIITLLTVQHGKVRAVAKGARRTKSRFGARLEPFSLVDAQFYRGRTLDTVTQVESVHAYGSEIAWDYDRYVAGAVMLETAEKIVWDEGIPDVQQYLLLHGALSALANNEHRPELLLTAFLLRSLALAGFELSVRDCASCGQPGPHDAFSVPAGGSVCMGCRPPGSAAPSRESVTLLGSLIAGEWDGADDLPGATRSQAKALAAAHAQWHLEHRIKSLSLV; translated from the coding sequence GTGAAGCTGTACCGCGACAAGGGGATCGTCCTGCGCACCCACAAGATGGGGGAGTCGAGCAGGATCATCACCCTGCTCACGGTTCAGCATGGCAAGGTGCGCGCCGTGGCGAAGGGCGCACGGCGGACGAAGTCGAGGTTCGGTGCGCGACTCGAGCCGTTCTCGCTCGTCGACGCCCAGTTCTATCGGGGCAGGACACTCGACACCGTCACCCAGGTCGAATCGGTCCATGCATACGGTTCCGAGATCGCATGGGATTATGACCGCTATGTCGCGGGCGCTGTCATGCTCGAAACGGCCGAGAAGATCGTCTGGGATGAGGGGATTCCCGACGTCCAGCAGTATCTCCTCCTCCATGGAGCCCTCAGCGCCCTCGCGAACAATGAGCATCGCCCCGAACTTCTCCTCACGGCCTTCCTCCTCAGGTCGCTCGCTCTGGCGGGCTTCGAGCTGTCGGTCCGCGACTGCGCGTCCTGTGGCCAGCCCGGACCGCACGACGCGTTCTCGGTGCCCGCCGGGGGCTCCGTCTGTATGGGGTGCCGGCCGCCGGGGTCGGCGGCCCCGTCCCGGGAGTCGGTCACGCTCCTCGGCTCCCTCATCGCGGGCGAGTGGGATGGTGCCGACGACCTGCCTGGCGCGACCCGCAGTCAGGCCAAGGCCCTTGCCGCGGCCCACGCCCAGTGGCACCTCGAGCACCGCATCAAGTCCCTGTCCCTCGTCTAG
- the leuA gene encoding 2-isopropylmalate synthase: MKTSGPQNNQQPSPMPVEKYRPFLETNPVSLTDRQWPDRRLEKAPRWLSTDLRDGNQALIEPMDPARKRAMFDLLVSMGYKEIEIGFPAASKTDWDFVRSLADEDAVPDDVTVSVLTQARTDLIQRTIDALEGFPRATVHMYNATAPVFRNVVFGNDREATKNLAIRGTQDVIDYMEKTLGDDMIVGYQYSPEIFVDTELDFALEVCEAVMDVWQPAADREIILNLPSTVERCTPNIYADQIEWMSRNLSRREFIVLSAHNHNDRGTGVATTELAMLAGADRIEGCLFGQGERTGNVDLVTVGLNLYTQGIDPQIDFSNIDEVRSVVEYCTRMEVPARMPYVGDLVYTSFSGSHQDAIKKGFEARRRKIAETGDVTWDLPYLPIDPADLGRSYEAVVRVNSQSGKGGVAYLLSTTKNLDLPRRLQIELSQIVKDHTDESGGEVTADELWHIFADEYLPASEVAGLEPWGHYTLRSMSLSSGEGERSELTVTIAVGGVDRVISSSGNGPIDAFVAAIEQLGHRVHILDYAEHALSEGGDATAAAYIEADIDDKILWGVGIDPSTINASFKAIISALNRTRR, translated from the coding sequence GTGAAGACTTCAGGACCCCAGAACAATCAGCAGCCCTCTCCCATGCCGGTCGAGAAGTACCGGCCGTTCCTTGAGACGAATCCCGTATCGCTGACCGATCGGCAGTGGCCCGACCGGCGGCTTGAGAAGGCGCCTCGTTGGCTCTCGACCGATCTGCGCGACGGCAATCAGGCCCTCATCGAACCGATGGATCCCGCCCGCAAGCGCGCGATGTTCGATCTGCTCGTCTCGATGGGCTACAAGGAGATCGAGATCGGCTTCCCCGCCGCCTCCAAGACGGATTGGGACTTCGTCCGCTCCCTCGCCGATGAAGACGCGGTGCCCGACGACGTGACCGTCTCGGTGCTCACCCAGGCGCGAACGGATCTCATCCAGCGCACAATCGATGCCCTCGAGGGATTCCCTCGCGCCACCGTCCACATGTACAACGCGACGGCTCCAGTCTTCCGCAATGTCGTGTTCGGCAACGATCGGGAGGCGACGAAGAATCTCGCGATCCGCGGCACGCAGGACGTCATCGACTACATGGAGAAGACCCTCGGCGATGACATGATCGTCGGCTACCAGTACTCGCCGGAGATCTTCGTCGACACCGAGCTCGACTTCGCCCTCGAGGTGTGCGAGGCGGTCATGGACGTGTGGCAGCCCGCAGCGGACCGCGAGATCATCCTCAACCTGCCGTCGACGGTCGAACGATGCACGCCGAACATCTACGCCGACCAGATCGAGTGGATGAGCAGGAATCTGTCCCGCCGCGAGTTCATCGTCCTGTCCGCCCACAACCACAATGACCGCGGCACGGGCGTCGCGACGACCGAGCTCGCCATGCTCGCCGGCGCCGACCGGATCGAGGGCTGCCTGTTCGGGCAGGGGGAGCGCACCGGCAACGTCGACCTCGTCACCGTCGGCCTCAACCTGTACACGCAGGGCATCGACCCGCAGATCGACTTCTCCAACATCGATGAGGTCCGCTCGGTCGTCGAATACTGCACGCGGATGGAGGTCCCGGCACGAATGCCATACGTCGGTGACCTCGTCTACACCTCCTTCTCCGGCTCCCATCAGGACGCCATCAAGAAGGGATTCGAGGCGCGTCGGAGGAAGATCGCCGAGACCGGCGACGTCACCTGGGACCTGCCGTACCTGCCGATCGACCCTGCCGACCTCGGCCGCTCGTACGAGGCTGTTGTCCGCGTCAACTCCCAGTCCGGCAAGGGCGGCGTCGCCTACCTCCTGTCGACGACGAAGAACCTCGACCTGCCGCGCCGCCTCCAGATCGAGCTGTCGCAGATCGTCAAGGACCACACGGACGAGAGCGGTGGCGAGGTCACCGCAGACGAGCTGTGGCACATCTTCGCCGATGAGTACCTGCCCGCCTCCGAGGTCGCAGGACTCGAGCCGTGGGGCCACTACACTCTGCGGAGCATGTCCCTGTCCTCCGGCGAGGGGGAGCGGTCCGAGCTGACCGTCACCATCGCGGTCGGCGGCGTGGACCGGGTCATCTCCTCCTCCGGCAACGGACCCATCGATGCATTTGTCGCCGCGATCGAACAGCTGGGCCACCGGGTCCACATCCTCGACTACGCCGAACATGCCCTCTCCGAGGGCGGGGACGCGACCGCTGCCGCCTATATCGAGGCCGACATCGACGACAAGATCCTCTGGGGTGTCGGCATCGACCCGTCCACGATCAACGCCTCCTTCAAGGCGATCATCTCCGCGCTCAACCGGACCAGGCGCTGA
- a CDS encoding PP2C family protein-serine/threonine phosphatase, with the protein MGGGLRRGADIEIGSATAIGHVRQRQEDRLLAVPPIIAVADGMGGLEDGDMAAERMIEELTAMELDGSTAQARAEIKRAIARAARAIGPRSGTTVVGAVLARATATHSWLVFHVGDSRMYSYADGELEALTTDHSLVQELIDTGMLGREEARYDPRRSIVTRAVGADVCADPAFRHVAAGGQILLACSDGVTDELSEWEIAEILGRGGGLDHIAQALVEAALEAGGGDNATVVLARASA; encoded by the coding sequence ATGGGCGGGGGGCTCCGACGCGGAGCGGACATCGAGATCGGGAGCGCGACGGCGATCGGGCATGTTCGCCAGCGCCAGGAGGACCGGCTGCTCGCGGTACCTCCGATCATCGCAGTGGCCGACGGGATGGGCGGGCTTGAGGACGGTGACATGGCCGCCGAGCGGATGATCGAGGAGCTGACCGCCATGGAGCTGGACGGCAGCACGGCCCAGGCCCGAGCCGAGATCAAGCGGGCGATCGCCCGCGCCGCCCGCGCCATCGGCCCCCGGTCGGGAACGACGGTCGTCGGGGCCGTCCTCGCCCGCGCAACCGCCACCCACTCCTGGCTCGTCTTCCACGTCGGTGACTCACGCATGTACTCCTATGCGGATGGGGAGCTCGAGGCGCTCACCACCGATCATTCCCTCGTCCAGGAGTTGATCGATACCGGCATGCTCGGCCGCGAGGAGGCCCGGTACGATCCTCGGCGCAGCATCGTCACCCGTGCCGTCGGGGCGGATGTCTGTGCCGATCCCGCCTTCCGTCACGTGGCGGCCGGCGGGCAGATCCTCCTCGCATGCTCGGATGGGGTCACCGATGAGCTGTCCGAGTGGGAGATCGCCGAGATTCTGGGCCGGGGCGGAGGCCTCGACCACATCGCCCAGGCACTCGTCGAGGCGGCGCTCGAGGCGGGCGGCGGTGACAACGCGACCGTCGTCCTCGCCCGGGCGTCCGCCTGA
- a CDS encoding alpha/beta hydrolase family protein — MTTIVVVLILGMWGTVAGPGWSPDPYLNQIVPETSDTAIGSSVTTDPPRTYEVDSEIHTVETEAGDLEVTVRRPVDKRGLSPAVIFMHGTGTYRHTAFTQHATALASAGVVTLVGDKPLDSYSTTERDYGQLASAYREQWAWLREFEGVDPSRVGVYGESEGAFIAPMVAAAEPEVAFVVLVSSPVLPIRQQGALAADTYLRRMGVPEQLLQAIPRLIGGELPGGFDYIDFDVGPYQEQITQPVLILYGTGDLSMPVIQGAQQIIDDIATNGNTDYTLRYYEGADHGLRVLERGSLSLSANAGEDLSRWILGLPATASADPQIAGAQPVQHFTAEEPGTPRWYASGATPIIILIVGLALTVVGFVAGLIGRIRVKKKPLLDLKGTARPLIQAGVAVVIAWAAFIWYLLTVADLALSYETDVLVVRGGWLACQILAIIAVGMVVRLVFAWLRARPLTGFPHFTIVSSILGLATLLAGLAYWNVYPSLLTAL, encoded by the coding sequence GTGACGACGATCGTCGTCGTCCTCATCCTCGGTATGTGGGGCACAGTCGCGGGCCCCGGCTGGTCGCCCGATCCCTACCTCAACCAGATCGTCCCCGAGACGTCTGACACGGCGATCGGGTCCTCCGTCACAACTGATCCGCCCCGCACCTATGAGGTCGACAGCGAGATCCATACGGTGGAGACCGAGGCGGGGGACCTCGAGGTGACCGTGCGACGACCAGTCGACAAGCGGGGCCTCAGCCCAGCCGTCATCTTCATGCACGGCACAGGAACCTACCGCCACACGGCCTTCACGCAGCATGCAACCGCCCTCGCCAGCGCGGGAGTCGTCACCCTCGTTGGGGACAAGCCGCTGGACTCCTATTCGACGACGGAGCGCGATTACGGCCAGCTCGCCTCCGCCTACCGAGAGCAGTGGGCCTGGCTGCGGGAGTTCGAGGGCGTCGACCCGTCGCGTGTGGGCGTCTATGGCGAATCGGAGGGGGCCTTCATCGCCCCCATGGTGGCCGCGGCGGAACCCGAGGTCGCCTTCGTTGTCCTCGTCTCCTCCCCGGTCCTTCCCATCCGCCAGCAGGGGGCGCTCGCGGCGGACACGTATCTGCGGCGGATGGGTGTGCCGGAGCAGCTGCTGCAGGCGATCCCGCGCCTCATCGGCGGCGAGCTTCCCGGCGGCTTCGACTACATCGACTTCGATGTCGGCCCCTACCAGGAGCAGATCACCCAGCCGGTCCTCATCCTCTACGGGACGGGCGACCTGTCGATGCCGGTCATCCAGGGCGCCCAGCAGATCATCGATGACATCGCGACGAACGGCAACACGGATTACACGCTGCGCTACTACGAGGGTGCCGATCATGGGCTTCGCGTGCTGGAGCGCGGCTCGCTGTCCCTGTCGGCGAACGCGGGTGAGGATCTCTCCCGCTGGATCCTCGGCCTGCCCGCCACTGCCTCGGCGGACCCTCAGATCGCCGGGGCCCAGCCCGTCCAGCACTTCACCGCCGAAGAGCCGGGTACACCACGCTGGTACGCCTCGGGTGCCACCCCCATCATCATCCTCATCGTCGGGCTCGCCCTCACCGTGGTCGGCTTCGTCGCGGGCCTCATCGGGCGGATCCGTGTCAAGAAGAAGCCGCTCCTCGACCTCAAGGGCACGGCACGTCCCCTTATACAGGCCGGCGTCGCCGTCGTCATCGCCTGGGCCGCCTTCATCTGGTATCTGCTCACCGTCGCCGACCTCGCGCTCTCGTATGAGACCGATGTGCTCGTCGTCCGCGGCGGATGGCTCGCCTGCCAGATCCTCGCCATCATCGCCGTGGGAATGGTTGTCCGCCTGGTCTTCGCGTGGCTGCGGGCACGGCCCCTGACGGGTTTCCCCCACTTCACGATCGTCTCCTCGATCCTCGGACTGGCGACGCTGCTGGCAGGCCTGGCCTACTGGAACGTCTACCCCTCGCTGCTGACGGCGCTGTGA
- the era gene encoding GTPase Era, with translation MTRAGFVSLVGRPNAGKSTLTNALVGEKVAITSARPQTTRRVIRGIVNREGGQVILVDTPGMHRPRTLLGERLNDLVRQTLGDVDLVALCLPANETLGPGDAYLLEEIKNSRTPVIAIVTKSDLVTREQLAEHLVEVAQFAAFTEIIPVSAATGDNVQHLADVLVSLMEESPILYPEGETIDEPERIVVAELIREAALEGVRDELPHSIAVLVEEMNERPQRKGDKRPPLIDIHADLYVERDSQKGIVIGAKGARLKEVGKAAREEIEKLLACRVYLDIHVRVAKEWQRDPKLLRRLGF, from the coding sequence ATGACACGAGCCGGATTCGTCAGCCTGGTGGGCCGACCCAACGCGGGTAAGTCCACCCTCACGAACGCGCTCGTGGGGGAAAAGGTCGCCATCACGTCCGCGCGGCCGCAGACGACGCGACGCGTCATCCGCGGCATCGTCAATCGCGAGGGCGGCCAGGTCATCCTTGTTGATACGCCGGGCATGCACAGGCCGCGCACCCTTCTCGGGGAGCGGCTCAACGACCTCGTCCGGCAGACGCTCGGCGACGTCGATCTCGTCGCACTCTGCCTGCCGGCGAACGAGACGCTCGGACCGGGCGACGCCTACCTCCTCGAGGAGATCAAGAACTCGCGGACTCCCGTCATCGCCATCGTCACGAAGTCCGACCTCGTGACGAGGGAGCAGCTGGCCGAGCATCTCGTCGAGGTCGCACAGTTCGCCGCCTTCACGGAGATCATTCCGGTCTCCGCCGCGACCGGCGACAATGTCCAGCACCTGGCAGACGTCCTCGTCTCCCTCATGGAGGAGTCTCCCATTCTCTACCCGGAGGGGGAGACGATCGACGAGCCCGAGCGGATCGTCGTCGCCGAGCTCATTCGAGAAGCGGCGCTCGAGGGCGTGCGCGATGAGCTGCCGCACTCGATCGCGGTGCTCGTGGAGGAGATGAACGAGCGTCCCCAGCGCAAGGGCGACAAGCGGCCCCCGCTCATCGACATCCACGCCGACCTCTACGTTGAGCGCGATTCCCAGAAGGGCATCGTCATCGGAGCGAAGGGCGCCCGCCTCAAGGAGGTCGGGAAGGCGGCCCGCGAGGAGATCGAGAAGCTCCTCGCCTGCCGGGTCTACCTCGACATCCATGTGCGAGTCGCCAAAGAGTGGCAGCGCGACCCCAAGCTGCTGCGCCGACTGGGCTTCTAG
- a CDS encoding hemolysin family protein, which produces MTPMIDEVPELPVILTITLLVLLSAVTVMADSALLRITRTEAAEAVGSGKKGAHRIASIVASKTAARAGLATLRTVADMMAGAGVALLLADVLGAWWQVVLVTLGAALVLSILLGFLSPRRIGYRHPVTTLRAVARPLSWLTTIFSPFVKRDDDEDGDDDLAVMVERMSESNELEDEERILLQSVFDMRDTMVREVMVPRTDMVTVHMDTDLDSAQSLFVRSGYSRIPVIGDTVDDVAGVLYSKDIVRRTHRRLDTDDITAKDVMREAVFIPEMKPVDDVLHDMQAKYFHMALVVDEYGGIAGLVTIEDLLEELVGEMVDEHDQAAPEVERLEDGVYRVPARLPIDELGDLFGLAIDDEDVDTAGGLLAKGLGQIPILGSETDILGLHLVAERFEGRRKRLATLIASLQQ; this is translated from the coding sequence ATGACCCCGATGATCGATGAGGTCCCGGAGCTCCCGGTCATCCTCACCATCACCCTTCTCGTCCTCCTCTCGGCCGTCACGGTCATGGCCGATTCGGCGCTTCTGAGGATCACCCGGACGGAGGCGGCCGAGGCGGTCGGCAGCGGGAAGAAGGGCGCCCACAGGATCGCGTCGATCGTCGCGTCGAAGACCGCCGCCCGCGCGGGACTGGCGACCCTGCGGACGGTGGCGGACATGATGGCCGGTGCCGGCGTCGCACTGCTGCTCGCCGATGTCCTGGGCGCCTGGTGGCAGGTCGTCCTCGTCACGCTCGGGGCGGCCCTTGTCCTCTCGATCCTCCTCGGGTTCCTCTCGCCGCGCCGGATCGGCTACCGCCACCCGGTCACCACGCTGCGTGCCGTTGCCCGGCCGCTGTCGTGGCTGACGACGATCTTCTCGCCCTTCGTCAAGAGGGACGATGACGAGGATGGCGATGATGATCTCGCGGTCATGGTCGAACGGATGTCGGAGTCGAACGAGCTCGAGGACGAGGAGCGGATCCTCCTCCAGTCGGTGTTCGATATGCGCGACACGATGGTGCGCGAGGTCATGGTGCCGCGGACCGACATGGTGACGGTCCACATGGACACGGACCTCGACTCCGCTCAGAGCCTATTCGTCCGCTCCGGATACTCCCGCATCCCCGTCATCGGTGACACCGTCGATGACGTCGCCGGTGTCCTCTACTCGAAGGACATCGTCCGCCGCACGCACCGCAGGCTCGACACGGACGACATCACGGCGAAGGACGTCATGCGTGAGGCCGTCTTCATCCCGGAGATGAAGCCGGTCGACGACGTGCTTCATGACATGCAGGCCAAGTACTTCCACATGGCGCTCGTCGTCGACGAGTACGGCGGAATCGCCGGACTCGTCACCATCGAGGACCTCCTCGAGGAGCTCGTGGGGGAGATGGTCGACGAGCATGACCAGGCGGCGCCTGAGGTCGAGAGGCTCGAGGATGGCGTCTACCGGGTCCCGGCCCGCCTTCCGATCGACGAGCTCGGAGACCTCTTCGGGCTCGCCATCGACGACGAGGATGTCGACACTGCCGGAGGTCTGCTCGCCAAGGGGCTGGGCCAGATACCGATCCTCGGCTCCGAGACGGATATCCTGGGACTGCACCTCGTCGCCGAACGCTTCGAGGGGCGCCGCAAGCGACTCGCGACACTCATCGCGAGCCTGCAGCAGTAA
- the ybeY gene encoding rRNA maturation RNase YbeY has protein sequence MIEYADESGFEPAIDGEEIVELATYVLGEMRIHPGSDLSVTLVTEAVMSDLHVKWMDEEGPTDVLSFPMDEVRPPPPGQEPVEGLLGDVVVCPTVAAQQARTAGHATIEEILLLVTHGILHVLGYDHATPEEESEMFGLQRRLLLGFLATRS, from the coding sequence TTGATCGAATACGCGGATGAGTCAGGCTTCGAGCCTGCGATCGACGGGGAGGAGATCGTTGAGCTCGCGACGTACGTCCTGGGCGAGATGAGGATCCACCCCGGCTCCGACCTGTCGGTCACGCTCGTGACCGAGGCGGTCATGTCCGACCTCCACGTCAAGTGGATGGATGAAGAGGGGCCGACGGACGTTCTGTCCTTCCCCATGGACGAGGTGCGGCCCCCGCCGCCCGGTCAGGAGCCCGTCGAAGGGCTGCTCGGCGATGTTGTCGTCTGCCCCACCGTCGCCGCACAGCAGGCGCGAACCGCCGGCCATGCGACGATCGAGGAGATCCTCCTCCTCGTCACCCACGGCATCCTTCACGTCCTCGGCTACGATCACGCGACACCGGAGGAGGAGAGTGAGATGTTCGGGCTCCAGCGCAGGCTGCTGCTCGGATTCCTCGCAACGCGCTCATGA